One Priestia aryabhattai genomic window, TCGGCCAGTAAGTAAGGATGACTGCTAGTAATTTTGCTATATTTGCATTAGTTTTATTTTTTCTTGTTCCTTTTTTAAAACTGATATAAAAACCATCATTAAAAAAAGCCCGTAGTTTTCTCTATATTTAGACTTTATACTCTATAGATTTTCAGTTGTTATAATGTAGATTATAGGAAATGAAAAGTAGCCGTATAAATAAACAGCTACTTTTTGTACTAATAAATTATTTATTATATGTCGTATCGGTATGTCCATAATTATCAGTATTAAAAACGTGTTTATCTAGATACTTATGGAAGAACCATTCACCGAGGGCTATAACAATTGCCGATACTACAGAACCCTGAATAATAGTGCTGGTATTTCCAAAAAGAGATGCCCCCATTATCCAAATTACTAAAAAAGACAAAATGAGATCAGAAATTGTAGCGACAATGTTTCGTTTTTTGTAGTCTGAGTCATCAGCAGCATTTCGGTATACTAGCAAATCACCGAGAGCATAAGTGACAACTGTGAGGACTAAACTGATTAGCATGCTGTCACTAAAATCATAATTATAAATACCTGTAAGTATTATACCTAAGACAGCAGCGCTCATTACGAACTTTATAAAAAGAGCCTTCAAATGTTTCATCTTATCCATCACCATCCTTTTATTTTATTGTCTTTTGAAGAATAAATACCCAATTTTAAGAAAGATAATCCCTTTTAAGTTGGATAAAAATTTTTCTTTAATAAAACTAATAGTTATTTGATCTAATTCCTTAAAAAAAGCAAAAATCATCTTTTTCACTTTGTTAACCCGTAGTCTATTGTTAATA contains:
- a CDS encoding YndM family protein → MKHLKALFIKFVMSAAVLGIILTGIYNYDFSDSMLISLVLTVVTYALGDLLVYRNAADDSDYKKRNIVATISDLILSFLVIWIMGASLFGNTSTIIQGSVVSAIVIALGEWFFHKYLDKHVFNTDNYGHTDTTYNK